One segment of Rhodopirellula baltica SH 1 DNA contains the following:
- a CDS encoding CsbD family protein has product MVNRQELQGHWNEVKGRLKEHWGQLTEDDLQQARGSAEQLVGVVQQKTGATQNEIEKFLDSVLNRNFTDQASETVQQYSEAAQAAAADAAAYARQNYQRLASQSGEYGAKLADTVRTRPGESLAIAFGLGIAAGAILFFGNKK; this is encoded by the coding sequence ATGGTTAATCGTCAAGAATTGCAGGGTCACTGGAACGAAGTCAAAGGCCGCTTGAAAGAGCATTGGGGCCAATTGACCGAAGACGATCTGCAACAGGCTCGTGGTTCGGCAGAACAATTGGTCGGCGTCGTTCAACAAAAGACCGGTGCGACGCAGAACGAAATCGAGAAGTTTCTCGACAGCGTGCTGAATCGAAACTTCACCGATCAGGCCTCTGAAACCGTTCAGCAATACAGCGAAGCCGCTCAGGCCGCTGCTGCTGACGCCGCCGCCTACGCTCGCCAAAACTACCAGCGTTTGGCATCGCAGTCCGGCGAGTACGGTGCCAAGTTGGCCGACACCGTTCGAACACGTCCCGGCGAGTCGCTGGCGATCGCTTTCGGACTCGGCATCGCTGCTGGTGCAATCCTGTTCTTCGGTAACAAGAAATAG